The following are encoded together in the Pontibacter liquoris genome:
- a CDS encoding dihydrodipicolinate synthase family protein: MKRTHLHGLIAAPFTPMHADGSLNLALIPAYYQLLKENGNTGAFICGSTGEGVSLTLEEKKQVAEAWAVAAKGDASFKVITLVGGTCLQDAVDLAAHAQQIKLDAIAFTAPFYFKPASVQALAQCCQVVAEAAPELPFYYYHIPVLTGVGFPMLDLLREVEGQIATFAGIKYTHEDFMDFLSCLHFAHGKYDMLWGRDENLLAALALGAKGGVGSTYNYAAPLYTALIDAYEQGRLEEARQLQEQSISMIRLLGKYGGIATGKMYMKLIGLDCGGFRLPIRNMSQEQFTLFQNDVAALGFDSFCSRPARVAQT, encoded by the coding sequence ATGAAACGAACACATTTACACGGTCTGATCGCAGCTCCTTTCACGCCGATGCACGCCGACGGCAGTCTGAACCTGGCACTTATCCCGGCCTATTACCAACTGCTGAAGGAAAATGGCAACACCGGCGCGTTTATCTGCGGCTCTACCGGTGAGGGGGTGTCGCTGACGCTGGAGGAAAAGAAGCAGGTGGCCGAAGCCTGGGCGGTTGCCGCCAAGGGCGATGCTAGCTTTAAGGTGATTACGCTGGTGGGCGGCACCTGCCTGCAGGATGCTGTGGACCTGGCGGCGCATGCGCAGCAGATCAAGCTGGATGCCATTGCTTTTACAGCACCGTTTTACTTTAAACCAGCCTCGGTACAGGCGCTGGCCCAATGCTGCCAGGTGGTAGCGGAGGCCGCGCCGGAACTGCCGTTTTATTACTACCACATCCCCGTGCTGACGGGTGTCGGATTCCCGATGCTGGATCTGCTGCGGGAAGTGGAGGGCCAAATTGCTACTTTTGCCGGGATCAAGTATACGCATGAGGACTTTATGGACTTCCTCTCGTGCCTGCACTTTGCCCACGGCAAGTATGATATGCTGTGGGGGCGCGACGAGAACCTGCTGGCGGCGCTGGCGCTGGGAGCCAAAGGCGGCGTGGGCAGCACCTACAACTATGCAGCCCCGCTTTATACGGCCCTGATTGATGCTTATGAGCAGGGCAGGCTGGAAGAGGCCCGGCAGCTGCAGGAGCAGTCCATCAGCATGATCCGGCTGCTGGGCAAGTATGGCGGCATCGCTACTGGTAAGATGTATATGAAACTCATCGGCCTTGATTGTGGCGGGTTCCGCCTGCCAATCCGGAACATGAGCCAGGAACAATTTACCCTGTTTCAGAACGACGTAGCCGCACTGGGCTTCGATTCCTTTTGTTCCAGACCGGCACGCGTTGCGCAAACCTAA
- the nanU gene encoding SusD family outer membrane lipoprotein NanU: protein MKKHILYLFTFIGAALLGSSCSDDLELAPISSISDGNFWQTPDQFDAFVTGVHSRFRNHNGTFEVLGELRADVFGNEPGASASFTGEAPQGMERMWLQTIDPENAGVSSFGGFYSNIAQLNVLISKLQTTNVVPAATKDYYLGIGYGMRAFYYFQLLRTWGDVVIQTEPVTSIDISNLAKPASSQQEVMQLIKADIDSSAANFGANYSFKMNKGFWSKAATLMLKAEVYLWTAHRDGGATDAATAKNALTDIQTNVPGLRLLPKFTDVFAAGSKGNNEIIFASRYLLNEASMGFVSSYVPQTGLIANFQDSLENRPFTVAQDNWGGLLRAPTRIATYRKYNDLDSRKWATIQGAYTKVGGTYQLAGAFVKKYQGEQSAGARVFTNDFPIYRYADLLLLLAEAKQLLGESPATEINAVRQRAYGANYSEAVYGYPNQAVDTDPQEAILQERFFEFIFEGKRWYDLRRMGDNYVYAHTTLKASEAYKLLWPIDRGSLTDNRALKQNPGYPQF, encoded by the coding sequence ATGAAAAAGCATATTCTATACTTGTTTACCTTTATCGGGGCAGCGCTGCTGGGCAGTTCCTGCTCCGATGATCTGGAGCTCGCGCCGATCAGCTCCATCAGCGATGGCAATTTCTGGCAGACACCCGACCAGTTTGATGCCTTTGTAACGGGCGTTCACTCCCGCTTCCGCAACCATAACGGCACCTTTGAGGTGCTGGGAGAGCTACGTGCCGATGTGTTTGGCAACGAGCCCGGCGCCAGTGCCTCCTTCACCGGAGAGGCTCCGCAGGGAATGGAGCGGATGTGGCTCCAGACCATCGATCCTGAAAACGCTGGTGTCAGCAGCTTCGGAGGCTTCTACAGCAATATTGCCCAGCTGAATGTGCTGATCAGCAAGCTGCAAACCACCAACGTGGTTCCGGCTGCTACAAAAGATTATTACCTGGGCATAGGCTATGGTATGCGGGCCTTTTACTATTTCCAGCTGCTGCGTACCTGGGGAGATGTGGTGATCCAGACCGAACCGGTTACCTCGATAGACATTTCGAATCTGGCCAAGCCCGCCTCCAGCCAGCAGGAGGTGATGCAGCTCATTAAAGCGGATATTGACAGCTCGGCTGCCAACTTCGGGGCAAATTATTCTTTCAAAATGAACAAAGGGTTCTGGTCGAAAGCGGCTACCCTGATGCTGAAAGCCGAAGTATACCTGTGGACGGCCCACCGCGACGGCGGCGCAACAGATGCTGCCACAGCCAAAAACGCCCTGACCGATATTCAGACAAACGTACCCGGCCTGCGCTTACTGCCCAAATTTACCGATGTGTTTGCAGCGGGTAGCAAAGGCAACAACGAGATCATTTTTGCCAGCCGCTACCTGCTTAATGAGGCTTCAATGGGCTTTGTGAGCTCCTATGTGCCGCAGACAGGCCTTATTGCTAACTTCCAGGATTCGCTGGAGAACCGCCCATTCACGGTGGCACAGGACAACTGGGGCGGCCTGCTGCGTGCGCCCACGCGCATTGCCACCTACCGCAAGTATAATGACCTGGACAGCCGCAAATGGGCTACTATTCAGGGAGCTTACACCAAAGTTGGCGGCACGTATCAGCTAGCGGGTGCCTTCGTGAAGAAATACCAGGGCGAGCAAAGCGCCGGTGCCCGCGTCTTTACCAACGACTTCCCGATTTACCGCTACGCCGACCTGCTCCTGTTACTGGCTGAGGCCAAGCAGCTGCTGGGCGAAAGTCCGGCTACCGAAATCAATGCTGTGCGGCAGCGGGCCTATGGTGCCAATTACAGTGAGGCCGTTTATGGCTACCCTAACCAGGCGGTAGACACCGACCCACAGGAGGCGATTTTGCAGGAGCGCTTCTTTGAGTTTATCTTCGAGGGCAAACGCTGGTATGACCTGCGCCGCATGGGCGACAACTATGTGTATGCGCACACCACGCTGAAGGCGTCCGAGGCATACAAGCTGCTTTGGCCGATCGACCGCGGCTCGCTGACCGATAACAGGGCACTGAAGCAGAATCCGGGCTATCCGCAGTTCTAA